CACGACGCTGTGTCCATTGCCCATGCTCTCGATGTGCGTTACCAGGTTGAGGCAGATGGCTCGATGGCGGATGGCGTCCATGGTCTGAGCATCGAAGAAGTCATGAGGTCGAGCTGAAAAAAACACACGAAGTATTAAACAGACTGCAGCCAGTTAATGACATATTGATCCTCCTGATGTCTTCCATGGATATGGACCTGGTCCAATGTTTCAAAGCATTGATGGACTGATTGAGATCATTTTGACACAATCTGAACGTCTCTAGGACTGGACACGCTGCCGGGCTCACAAAGTACAAACCTGATGAGCATGGTTGATTGCAGGAGAGAACCCACTCAGACAAGAACTAGAACCctggacattcttgctgtgatgtcaccatgccacCTGCTGATCCACCATGTCTTGGTTTGTGATGGCcctggatccagactaagatccaggcttttaaggaCTACCTGGACTCAGCCACCAGAAGTGTATCtggatgtggtgaaagtgttaaacttgtagagacagtcagtgatgttcatgtctctgggtcctctgctttTGAGAcccagagatgcctgggaagagcttatgcagACATTTTTGGTCCACGTCTTTTGGGTCCTGCTGTTCCGGCTGGTCCTGTCTCGCTGTACAGTTGTCAGACTTGGGGGTATGACTGGATCCTTGTATCCTGATGGAATGACTGTGTCCAGTGAGTGGTTACTtactgagactcagatgaggaggatcactgacattgTCGAGATGCATTTGGAGTCAAAAAGGAAATAATGTGCACCAATTCTGTTGATCACAGTTCTTCATTTCTCTGAACTCAGTCAAATCTCAAAGTAAcaaacagtgtgtgtgtttgtgtttgtacatACGTAGGGAACGTCTGTGCTTGTTCTTCAGTTTCTTCCTCTTGTTTAGCCCCGCCTTGGATGGAGACTCCTCCTTCATTTTGCCATTGGATAATTTAGATGAATTTTGTGAGCTGAAGTGGGTGGGCACATGGCGCGCTAGCCCCCCCTGGGAGGCAAATGTGGCATTGCAGCCTCCAACCACACACTGCAGGAAGATAATTAATGGTAAAGTTGATCCAGAGTCAAAGTCCAGATATTAAAttgtgtaaattttttttttgttacaaaaaaaaaaaaaaaaaaaaaaaaaaaaaaaaaacagttttgatgaATAAGTCCCACAATTCCTCACATACATGTCAAAATGATGAAAACCTTTCACCCTGAAATGACTTTGGGTTTCAAAATGAGGACGATGTGCACCCGTTTTCCCCTTGAGTCATTGACATGGTCACATGGTATTTGGGTGAGAGGGGGCGTGGATCTTTCCATTTAATCTAATGAGCTACATTAATATTAACCTGTTAAAGCTCTAAAATACCACATTTTAAGGAGGAGTGAACGCAGCATCGGGCTAACAAGCAGACGTCTGGAGAAACAGACATCCAACCGACAGGTAGCACGAGCGGGATTCAAACccgggtctacatattggcaggccacctCCTGATCCGCTCAGCCTCCCGCCCTACAGTAACGTGTGCGCTGGCGTGATGTGCACTGTGTCACCTTGAAGGGTTTGTCTCCGCTGTGGGTCAGCATGTGTCTCTGCAGCCAGCTGGGACTGGTGGACGGTGTGTTGTAAACTTTGCAGCCcttccacagacacacaaacacctttgcacacaaacacaacacaaagtcagaaaGCAGCAACACCCAGCGAACATCCTGAAAAAGACACAGACACACGTACGCCTCCCCGCTGCCCTTCCACGTGCGTTGCCCGGATGTGCTCCGCCAGGTCAGGGCTGCTGGTAAACTGCAGCTGGCAGTGATCCCAGCAGCAGGTGTAGCTCAGGGACTTGCCGCTTGCCGTCGCCGCGCCTCCTCCCACCACCACAGGGCCGCCGTGACCGTTAAGCATGGCAGGAGTAGAACGGCCGCTGGACACCGTGCTCTCCATGTCCATCAGTGTGCTGCTGATACTGCAAACAAAAACGCTCCAATCTGTCAGCGAGCGCTGCAcgacaaacgaaacaagaaagacTGAAGAAGAAAGACATTTCAGATCAAAGAAAACGTGTGTGACTGAAGAAGAGCAAAAAGttgcaaataaaacaaaaagtgactgaagagaaaaacatgtttcaGCTGAAAGAAAAATCAGTGAaggtgagaagaaaaaaaaacatgtttcagCTGAAAGAAAAATCAGTGAaggtgagaagaaaaaaaaacgtttcagCTCAAAGAAAACAAGTGACCGAAGGGAAAAACGTTTCAGATGAAAGAAAACAAGTGACTGGAGAAGAGGAAAACACATTTCAGGTCAAAGAAAACAAGTGAAGCAAAAAGTGTTTCAGATCAGAGAAAATGAGTCActgaagagagaaaaaaacatttcagatcaaaaaatgagtgactgaaggagagaaaaaaaaaaacatgttcagcTCAAAGAAAACATGTTTGAGATCAAAGAAAATG
The window above is part of the Thalassophryne amazonica chromosome 22, fThaAma1.1, whole genome shotgun sequence genome. Proteins encoded here:
- the LOC117504313 gene encoding zinc finger protein aebp2-like isoform X2 → MAEIPNKGIEPVSQRVSGSNGSGEVGQTGTRLEAVPEPEQEPGDTGTDPSGGHRAADKETPSPGREGPETGAGDCQGAPSPVPETLATSPGSGHEGSRVLKEQRAGPSIELTKPADRVPKRRNSVELDSEDSISSTLMDMESTVSSGRSTPAMLNGHGGPVVVGGGAATASGKSLSYTCCWDHCQLQFTSSPDLAEHIRATHVEGQRGGVFVCLWKGCKVYNTPSTSPSWLQRHMLTHSGDKPFKCVVGGCNATFASQGGLARHVPTHFSSQNSSKLSNGKMKEESPSKAGLNKRKKLKNKHRRSLPRPHDFFDAQTMDAIRHRAICLNLVTHIESMGNGHSVVFRSTVIAKRKEDSGKVKVLLHWMPEDILPDVWVNESEHLQQETKVVHLSKLPADMAVLLDPNVYR
- the LOC117504313 gene encoding zinc finger protein aebp2-like isoform X1, which encodes MAEIPNKGIEPVSQRVSGSNGSGEVGQTGTRLEAVPEPEQEPGDTGTDPSGGHRAADKETPSPGREGPETGAGDCQGAPSPVPETLATSPGSGHEGSRVLKEQRAGPSIELTKPADRVPKRRNSVELDSEDSISSTLMDMESTVSSGRSTPAMLNGHGGPVVVGGGAATASGKSLSYTCCWDHCQLQFTSSPDLAEHIRATHVEGQRGGVFVCLWKGCKVYNTPSTSPSWLQRHMLTHSGDKPFKCVVGGCNATFASQGGLARHVPTHFSSQNSSKLSNGKMKEESPSKAGLNKRKKLKNKHRRSLPRPHDFFDAQTMDAIRHRAICLNLVTHIESMGNGHSVVFRSTVIAKRKEDSGKVKVLLHWMPEDILPDVWVNESEHLQQETKVVHLSKLPADMAVLLDPNVYRMFF